Proteins encoded by one window of Zerene cesonia ecotype Mississippi chromosome 8, Zerene_cesonia_1.1, whole genome shotgun sequence:
- the LOC119828681 gene encoding uncharacterized protein LOC119828681, with protein sequence MIYRWWHQFVRKRTKPIPEDIAQIWKTRLSFAYGFFAWNAFGLMVYCLYQGKADWAHYYGLKSDEEKSMSPGLYILYNLIVLKIMCDLIWDRGPSR encoded by the coding sequence ATGATATATCGGTGGTGGCATCAATTTGTTCGTAAACGGACAAAACCGATACCTGAAGATATTGCACAAATATGGAAGACCCGATTGAGTTTTGCTTACGGTTTTTTTGCATGGAATGCTTTTGGATTAATGGTTTATTGTCTCTATCAAGGGAAAGCAGATTGGGCGCATTACTATGGCTTAAAAAGCGACGAAGAGAAATCTATGTCTCCaggtttgtatattttgtataatcttATAGTACTGAAAATCATGTGTGATTTAATTTGGGATAGAGGTCCATCCAGAtag